In Paracoccus aminophilus JCM 7686, a single window of DNA contains:
- a CDS encoding helix-turn-helix domain-containing protein, which yields MVSSLEQAAATTLTLLTPAEAARALRISTKTLQRLRNRGLPFVMLTSGTIRYRPDDLTNFIEGHTECRTARKERASGTTTSKSGVFDFMALAAQKTMKRPRP from the coding sequence ATGGTTTCGAGTCTCGAGCAGGCCGCAGCGACCACCCTGACCCTGTTGACACCTGCCGAAGCCGCGAGGGCGCTGCGGATTTCTACGAAGACCCTACAACGCCTGCGAAATCGCGGCCTGCCTTTTGTGATGTTGACCAGCGGGACGATTCGCTACCGCCCGGACGATCTCACAAACTTTATTGAAGGACATACCGAATGCCGCACCGCCCGAAAGGAACGCGCTTCTGGCACTACGACTTCCAAGTCAGGGGTCTTCGATTTCATGGCTCTTGCGGCACAGAAGACTATGAAGAGGCCAAGGCCGTAG
- a CDS encoding tyrosine-type recombinase/integrase, which yields MPHRPKGTRFWHYDFQVRGLRFHGSCGTEDYEEAKAVEAAERVKARNAPEVTGRFSISQALGTYWTDVCQHQPSARTARSQAKMILSVIEGSQQMDEITNASLMRYVAMRRATVSNATVNRELQMLARSMRHMVSIHGAEMPKIDFKTVQTAEPEERVRELTPEEQSKLFKHLRPDLGPFVTFALLTGARLSTITELEWSHIDQANKRMMFHLKGGGTMKFPISKEIAALLADLPRSELPDHSRYVFTFEVQNRKNQRRKIVPNGGGIMEEFRAALAAAEIHDFRFHDLRHTFATRLLRHTGNLKLVSRLLGHSNVETTARYAHVLDNDLADALDSVSMMGVSRRKSRRKQ from the coding sequence ATGCCGCACCGCCCGAAAGGAACGCGCTTCTGGCACTACGACTTCCAAGTCAGGGGTCTTCGATTTCATGGCTCTTGCGGCACAGAAGACTATGAAGAGGCCAAGGCCGTAGAGGCTGCTGAGCGGGTCAAGGCACGCAATGCCCCAGAGGTAACTGGACGCTTCAGCATTTCTCAAGCGCTCGGGACCTATTGGACGGATGTTTGTCAACACCAACCCAGCGCCCGGACTGCCCGCAGCCAGGCAAAAATGATCCTGAGCGTCATCGAGGGATCGCAACAGATGGACGAGATCACCAATGCCAGTCTGATGCGCTATGTCGCGATGCGCCGAGCAACCGTGTCGAATGCCACCGTGAACCGCGAGCTTCAGATGCTGGCTCGATCGATGCGCCATATGGTCAGCATCCACGGGGCAGAGATGCCAAAGATCGATTTCAAGACAGTTCAGACGGCCGAGCCAGAAGAGCGGGTGCGTGAGCTTACGCCCGAAGAGCAAAGCAAGCTCTTTAAACATCTGAGGCCTGATCTGGGGCCCTTTGTGACCTTTGCCCTTCTGACAGGCGCCCGCCTTTCGACAATCACGGAATTGGAATGGTCTCACATCGATCAGGCAAACAAGCGGATGATGTTTCACCTCAAGGGTGGCGGCACCATGAAATTCCCGATCAGCAAGGAGATCGCCGCTCTGCTGGCAGATCTTCCGAGGTCAGAGCTCCCGGATCACTCTCGCTATGTCTTCACCTTCGAGGTTCAAAACCGGAAAAATCAGCGGCGCAAGATCGTTCCGAACGGTGGAGGGATCATGGAAGAGTTTCGCGCGGCCCTAGCGGCAGCGGAGATCCACGACTTCAGGTTTCATGATCTGAGGCATACCTTTGCCACCCGCCTGCTCAGGCACACCGGCAATCTCAAACTGGTCAGCCGCCTGCTTGGTCACAGCAACGTGGAAACGACAGCGCGCTATGCACATGTGCTCGACAATGATCTCGCCGACGCCCTCGACAGTGTCAGCATGATGGGGGTTTCCCGAAGAAAGTCCCGAAGAAAGCAGTAG
- a CDS encoding 5-bromo-4-chloroindolyl phosphate hydrolysis family protein, giving the protein MAKRYGGKYSPEPQEDDRPVTDPRNLPRPSPKEGHHPLESRTFWVTLMGSPLLIGAFFHSPLTMATSLAGFGLLASGMWMTREGLKAEAAYDARRAARRPAIPRKLFGGILTGLGLAVGSLEPGSAAAAGAGIIGVAGVVLHWLSFGSDPMTDKGMEGVDTFQQDRAARIIAEGEDYLRAMRDAILRTGDRRLEARVHMFGATARELFKQIEDNPADIANARRYLGVYLMGARDATVKFADLYTQTRDPKARQDYEQLLADLENNFSTRTSQLIEGSRTNLDIEMQVLRDRLAREGVQTPAEPPALDFRTQDLPGNLLIPSKDREPEKR; this is encoded by the coding sequence ATGGCCAAGCGATATGGCGGGAAATATTCTCCCGAACCGCAAGAGGATGACCGCCCGGTCACCGATCCGCGCAACCTGCCCCGCCCCTCGCCCAAAGAGGGGCACCATCCGCTGGAATCGCGCACCTTCTGGGTGACGCTGATGGGCTCGCCCTTGCTGATCGGGGCGTTTTTCCACTCGCCCTTGACCATGGCGACCAGCCTTGCCGGATTTGGCCTTCTGGCCAGCGGCATGTGGATGACGCGCGAGGGGCTGAAAGCCGAAGCCGCCTATGACGCACGCCGCGCCGCGCGCCGCCCGGCGATCCCGCGCAAGCTGTTCGGCGGCATCCTGACCGGGCTTGGCCTTGCCGTGGGCTCGCTCGAACCGGGCAGCGCCGCTGCCGCCGGGGCCGGGATCATCGGCGTCGCCGGGGTGGTCCTGCATTGGCTGAGCTTCGGCTCGGACCCGATGACCGACAAGGGCATGGAGGGGGTCGACACCTTCCAGCAAGATCGCGCCGCCCGCATCATTGCCGAGGGCGAGGATTACCTGCGCGCGATGCGCGACGCGATCCTGCGCACTGGCGATCGCCGGCTTGAGGCGCGCGTCCATATGTTCGGGGCAACCGCGCGCGAGCTTTTCAAGCAGATCGAGGACAACCCCGCCGATATCGCCAATGCCCGCCGCTATCTCGGCGTCTATCTGATGGGCGCGCGCGATGCGACGGTGAAATTCGCCGATCTCTATACCCAGACCCGCGACCCCAAGGCGCGGCAGGATTACGAGCAATTGCTGGCGGATCTTGAGAATAACTTCTCCACCCGCACCAGCCAGCTCATCGAGGGAAGCCGCACCAATCTTGATATCGAGATGCAGGTGCTGCGCGACCGGCTGGCGCGCGAGGGCGTCCAGACCCCGGCGGAGCCGCCTGCGCTCGATTTCCGCACGCAGGATCTGCCGGGCAATCTGCTGATCCCGAGCAAGGACCGCGAGCCCGAGAAACGATAA
- the truA gene encoding tRNA pseudouridine(38-40) synthase TruA translates to MPRYALKIEYDGRSFSGWQAQAEHPSVQARIEAALAQLDPGFAAGARIAAAGRTDAGVHATGQLAHADLTRIWDPFKLAQALNWHLKPAPIAITAAAEVPEDFHARFSAIGRRYLFRLIARRAPVVHERGLVWQVQNPLNVEAMRQGAAHLIGTHDFTTFRSTMCQAASPVKSIDCIEITEIALASGTEYQFRLAARSFLHNQVRSIVGTLERVGAGSWQPDQVKTALEARDRAACGPVCPPQGLYLTEAVYPTNPFAAGEGRAVWSD, encoded by the coding sequence ATGCCGCGCTATGCTTTGAAGATCGAATATGACGGCCGCTCGTTTTCCGGCTGGCAGGCTCAGGCCGAGCACCCCTCGGTGCAGGCGCGGATCGAGGCCGCTTTGGCCCAGCTCGATCCCGGTTTCGCTGCCGGGGCGCGCATTGCCGCCGCCGGGCGCACCGATGCCGGGGTCCATGCCACGGGCCAGCTCGCCCATGCCGATCTGACGCGGATCTGGGACCCCTTCAAGCTGGCTCAGGCGCTGAACTGGCATCTGAAACCCGCGCCGATTGCGATCACGGCCGCCGCCGAGGTCCCTGAGGATTTCCACGCCCGCTTTTCCGCAATCGGGCGGCGTTATCTCTTCCGGCTGATCGCCCGGCGCGCGCCGGTCGTCCATGAGCGCGGGCTGGTCTGGCAGGTGCAAAACCCGCTGAATGTCGAGGCCATGCGTCAGGGCGCGGCGCATCTGATCGGCACGCATGATTTCACCACCTTCCGCTCGACCATGTGTCAGGCGGCGAGCCCGGTGAAGTCGATTGACTGCATCGAGATCACCGAGATCGCGCTGGCCTCGGGCACGGAATATCAGTTCCGGCTGGCGGCGCGGTCTTTCCTGCACAATCAGGTGCGCTCGATCGTCGGCACGCTGGAACGGGTCGGCGCGGGCTCATGGCAGCCCGATCAGGTGAAAACCGCGCTTGAGGCGCGCGACCGCGCGGCCTGCGGCCCGGTCTGCCCGCCTCAGGGGCTCTATCTGACAGAGGCGGTTTACCCCACCAATCCCTTCGCGGCAGGCGAGGGGCGCGCGGTCTGGTCTGACTAG
- a CDS encoding sugar transferase, protein MTIQHDWDRAESRKVATKAIDLQWAAGREFNSVPFRKRAFDITFALILLVPLSIVMLVVTIVLLISEGRPIFYVAPRMRSPSRSFKLIKFRTMLRAEGDSGATGAHKNWRITRVGRFLRRTRLDELPQLFNILRGDMSFVGPRPPLREFVERFPQQYAQVLQSRPGVTGLATMIYHAHEDRIMASCETKEATQQAYYRRCLPTKLRIDTIYQRRASVRVDLWIIMNTVMTVILPRWQGRRPCRRSDEKR, encoded by the coding sequence GTGACTATTCAGCACGACTGGGATCGGGCGGAAAGCCGCAAGGTGGCCACCAAAGCCATCGACCTGCAATGGGCTGCGGGTCGCGAGTTCAACTCTGTTCCCTTTCGCAAGCGCGCCTTCGATATCACCTTTGCCCTGATTCTGCTGGTTCCGCTGTCGATTGTCATGCTGGTCGTCACCATCGTCCTGCTGATCTCGGAAGGTCGTCCGATCTTCTATGTCGCACCCCGGATGCGCAGCCCGAGCCGCTCGTTCAAGCTGATCAAATTCCGCACCATGTTGCGGGCAGAAGGTGATTCGGGGGCGACCGGCGCGCATAAGAACTGGCGCATCACCCGCGTCGGACGCTTTTTGCGCCGCACCCGGCTTGATGAGCTGCCGCAGCTCTTCAACATCCTGCGCGGCGATATGAGCTTTGTCGGCCCGCGCCCGCCCTTGCGTGAATTCGTCGAGCGCTTCCCGCAGCAATATGCGCAGGTGCTGCAAAGCCGCCCCGGCGTCACTGGCCTCGCCACGATGATCTATCACGCCCATGAGGACCGGATCATGGCGAGCTGCGAGACCAAAGAGGCGACGCAGCAGGCCTATTACCGCCGCTGCCTGCCGACCAAGCTGCGCATCGACACGATCTATCAGCGCCGGGCCAGCGTCCGCGTCGATCTGTGGATCATTATGAACACGGTGATGACAGTGATTCTGCCGCGCTGGCAGGGCCGTCGGCCCTGTCGCCGCAGCGACGAAAAGCGCTGA
- a CDS encoding universal stress protein — translation MRKLLVVLDDSRECLNAIRFAAMRAAKTNGGVQVLAVIPAGEIQHGMGVAEVMRAEAYERIEAHFEVFAKWMRDRPGIDPELVIREGDPATELLAQIGDDPEIGVVVLAASSESSGPGPLITRLIREIPTLPCPITIVPGDISKERLEQIT, via the coding sequence ATGCGCAAATTGCTGGTGGTACTCGACGACAGCCGCGAATGCCTTAACGCGATCCGATTTGCCGCCATGCGCGCGGCGAAGACGAACGGAGGGGTTCAGGTGCTGGCCGTCATCCCCGCAGGCGAGATCCAGCATGGCATGGGCGTGGCCGAGGTCATGCGCGCCGAGGCTTACGAACGGATCGAGGCCCATTTCGAGGTTTTCGCGAAATGGATGCGCGACCGGCCCGGGATCGACCCCGAGCTGGTCATCCGCGAGGGCGATCCCGCGACCGAGCTTCTCGCCCAGATCGGCGATGATCCCGAAATCGGCGTGGTCGTGCTCGCGGCCTCCAGCGAAAGTTCGGGGCCGGGGCCGCTGATCACCCGGCTGATCCGCGAGATCCCGACGCTGCCCTGCCCGATCACCATCGTTCCGGGCGACATTTCCAAGGAACGGCTCGAACAGATCACCTGA
- a CDS encoding NifU family protein — MFIQTETTPNPATLKFLPGETVLGQGTADFPSADTASASPLARRVFGVAGVTGVFLGSDFITVTKNDSVIWDHLKPSVLGAIMEHFQSGAPALDGAGAAGGHTEHDGPDGDIVNQIKELLDTRVRPAVAQDGGDITFHGFDRGVVYLHMQGACAGCPSSTLTLKMGIENLLRHYIPEVTEVRPVA; from the coding sequence ATGTTCATCCAGACCGAAACCACCCCGAACCCCGCCACGCTGAAATTCCTGCCGGGCGAGACTGTTCTCGGCCAGGGCACGGCGGATTTCCCCAGTGCGGATACCGCCTCGGCCAGCCCGCTCGCGCGGCGCGTCTTTGGCGTCGCTGGCGTCACCGGCGTCTTCCTCGGCTCGGACTTCATTACCGTGACCAAGAACGATTCGGTGATCTGGGATCACCTGAAACCCTCCGTCCTTGGCGCGATCATGGAGCATTTCCAGTCCGGCGCTCCGGCGCTCGACGGTGCGGGCGCCGCTGGCGGCCATACCGAGCATGACGGCCCGGACGGCGATATCGTCAACCAGATCAAGGAACTGCTCGACACCCGCGTCCGTCCGGCGGTGGCGCAAGATGGTGGCGACATCACCTTCCACGGCTTTGATCGCGGCGTCGTCTATCTGCATATGCAGGGCGCTTGCGCCGGTTGCCCCTCGTCCACGCTGACGCTGAAAATGGGGATCGAGAACCTGCTGCGCCATTACATCCCCGAGGTGACCGAGGTCCGGCCCGTTGCCTGA
- the tsaB gene encoding tRNA (adenosine(37)-N6)-threonylcarbamoyltransferase complex dimerization subunit type 1 TsaB has translation MPDLCLGFDSSAAHCAAALLWGDRILVSRQDDMARGQAERLMPLLEEVLAEAGKGWSDLAVLGVGTGPGNFTGIRIAVAAARGLALALKIPAIGVGSCEALAFGQARPCRVLIPSRAGDVIWQDFGTEGALTQPAATAAGELPAGPAVLQTPTPIAEGIAHLALLRKSAPGPRPAPIYLRPADAAPAKDRGPVMLT, from the coding sequence TTGCCTGATCTCTGCCTTGGCTTTGACTCATCGGCCGCGCATTGCGCGGCCGCTTTGCTCTGGGGCGACCGGATTCTGGTCTCGCGTCAGGACGACATGGCGCGTGGTCAGGCCGAACGCCTGATGCCGCTGCTGGAAGAGGTGCTGGCCGAGGCGGGCAAGGGCTGGTCCGATCTCGCGGTCCTCGGCGTCGGCACCGGCCCCGGCAATTTCACCGGCATCCGCATCGCGGTCGCCGCCGCGCGGGGCCTTGCGCTCGCGCTGAAGATCCCGGCCATCGGCGTAGGCTCTTGCGAGGCGCTGGCCTTTGGCCAAGCCCGGCCCTGCCGCGTGCTGATCCCCTCGCGGGCGGGCGATGTGATCTGGCAGGATTTCGGCACGGAAGGCGCGCTGACCCAGCCTGCCGCGACCGCAGCGGGCGAACTGCCTGCAGGCCCCGCCGTCCTTCAAACCCCGACCCCGATCGCCGAGGGCATTGCCCATCTGGCGCTCTTGCGCAAATCGGCTCCCGGCCCGCGCCCTGCCCCGATCTATCTGCGCCCGGCTGATGCCGCCCCGGCCAAGGATCGCGGCCCGGTGATGCTGACATGA
- a CDS encoding GNAT family N-acetyltransferase, with protein MSTPEDARPAAGPELDRLAAIHAASFPDHPRPWSAQEIRDILATSGAFLIELPQGFLIGRVLLDEAELLTVAVAPEARRQGIGAALLQGFIAKAALACATTAFLEVASDNAPAQALYARGGWQPAGRRRNYYAPGIDAVVLTRKLLPDNPG; from the coding sequence ATGAGCACGCCTGAGGACGCCCGTCCCGCAGCCGGGCCGGAGCTGGATCGACTGGCCGCGATTCATGCCGCCAGTTTTCCCGACCACCCCCGGCCGTGGTCGGCACAGGAGATCCGCGACATCCTTGCGACTTCGGGCGCCTTTCTGATCGAGTTGCCGCAGGGCTTTCTGATCGGCCGGGTGCTGCTGGACGAGGCCGAGCTTCTGACCGTCGCCGTCGCCCCCGAGGCCCGGCGTCAGGGCATCGGCGCCGCGCTTTTGCAGGGCTTCATCGCGAAAGCCGCCCTTGCCTGCGCCACTACGGCCTTTCTCGAAGTGGCCTCGGACAACGCCCCCGCGCAGGCGCTTTACGCGCGGGGCGGCTGGCAGCCCGCCGGACGGCGGCGCAATTATTATGCTCCCGGCATCGACGCAGTGGTTCTGACGCGCAAGCTGCTTCCCGATAATCCCGGTTGA
- a CDS encoding BMP family lipoprotein, with the protein MSLMKSLLAGAAALCIAPGLALADPALIFDLGGKFDKSFNEAAYQGAERWKAETGGSYKELEMQSEAQREQALRRLAETGANPIVMTGFAFGEVLNKVAPDYPNTKFAIIDTEVDQPNVQSVVFAEPEGSYLAGVLAALASKSGTVGFIGGMDIPLIHKFECGYAQGVKATNPNAKVLINYTGTTPNAWNDPVKGAELAKAQKSQGADVIYAAAGGTGIGVLQAAADMNILSIGVDSNQNHLHPGQVLTSMVKRVDNAVYDAFKAGPELQTGTREMNLKSDGVALAMDDNNKPLITAEMTAAVDKAATDIKDGTIKPHDYLTDNTCPVQ; encoded by the coding sequence ATGTCCCTGATGAAGTCCCTTCTCGCCGGCGCCGCCGCGCTTTGCATCGCGCCGGGTCTCGCGCTGGCCGATCCCGCCTTGATCTTCGACCTTGGCGGCAAATTCGACAAATCCTTCAACGAGGCTGCCTATCAGGGGGCGGAGCGTTGGAAGGCCGAGACCGGCGGCAGCTACAAAGAGCTGGAAATGCAATCCGAGGCGCAGCGCGAACAGGCGCTTCGCCGTCTGGCCGAAACCGGCGCCAATCCGATCGTGATGACCGGCTTTGCCTTTGGCGAGGTGCTAAACAAGGTCGCGCCGGATTATCCGAACACGAAATTCGCGATCATCGACACCGAGGTCGATCAACCCAACGTCCAGTCGGTGGTCTTTGCCGAGCCTGAGGGCAGCTATCTCGCCGGTGTGCTGGCGGCGCTCGCCTCGAAATCCGGGACGGTCGGCTTCATCGGGGGCATGGATATTCCGCTGATCCACAAATTCGAATGCGGCTATGCCCAAGGCGTGAAGGCGACCAATCCGAATGCCAAGGTGCTGATCAATTACACCGGCACCACCCCCAACGCCTGGAACGATCCGGTGAAGGGCGCAGAGCTCGCCAAGGCGCAGAAATCGCAGGGCGCGGATGTGATCTATGCGGCCGCGGGTGGCACCGGCATCGGCGTGCTGCAAGCGGCGGCGGATATGAACATCCTCTCGATCGGCGTCGACAGCAACCAGAACCACCTTCATCCCGGTCAGGTGCTGACCTCGATGGTCAAGCGCGTCGACAATGCCGTCTATGACGCGTTCAAGGCCGGCCCCGAGCTTCAGACCGGCACGCGCGAGATGAACCTGAAATCGGACGGCGTCGCTCTGGCGATGGATGACAACAACAAGCCCCTGATCACCGCCGAGATGACCGCCGCCGTCGATAAGGCCGCGACCGACATCAAGGATGGCACGATCAAGCCCCATGACTATCTGACCGACAACACCTGCCCGGTGCAGTAA
- a CDS encoding ABC transporter ATP-binding protein yields MSASPGEGPQSRPAAAGYAIELRAISKSFGPVQANKDIDLAVPRGTIHGIIGENGAGKSTLMSILYGFYRPDSGEILINGQRVAITDSQSAIRAGIGMVFQHFKLVQNFTVLENIILGAEDGALLRPSLSRARGELKRLAAEYELQVDPDALIEELSVGHQQRVEILKALYRQADILILDEPTGVLTPAEADHLFRILRGLRDEGKTIILITHKLREIMEVTDNVSVMRRGEMVASVRTAETSPTELAELMVGRKVLLQVPKAPAQPGAPVLEIRGLSMTDRDGVERLRNVDLTIRRGEIVGLAGVSGNGQTQLLEILGGYSEPGAKLSGEIRVNGTALPLAGPGANGRARRAASIGHVPEDRQREGLIMDFAAWEDTAFGYQDAPEFSRGALMDHKAMQSDATGKIARFDVRPPNPELAAKNFSGGNQQKLVVAREIERNPDLLLVGQPTRGVDIGAIEFIHKRIVELRDRGSAILLVSVELDEIRSLSDRIAVMFDGRIMGERLPAETSSADLGCLMAGIIPSDPIEVPA; encoded by the coding sequence ATGTCAGCCTCTCCCGGAGAGGGTCCGCAGTCGCGTCCAGCGGCTGCGGGTTATGCCATCGAGCTGCGCGCGATCTCGAAATCCTTCGGCCCGGTTCAGGCCAACAAGGACATCGACCTCGCCGTCCCGCGCGGCACGATCCACGGCATTATCGGCGAGAACGGGGCCGGGAAATCGACGCTGATGTCGATCCTCTACGGCTTTTACCGTCCCGATTCGGGCGAGATCCTGATCAATGGCCAAAGGGTCGCGATCACCGATAGTCAGAGCGCGATCCGCGCGGGCATCGGCATGGTGTTCCAGCATTTCAAGCTCGTGCAGAATTTCACCGTGCTGGAAAACATCATTCTCGGGGCCGAAGACGGCGCGCTCTTGCGACCCTCGCTGTCGCGCGCGCGCGGCGAGCTGAAACGGCTGGCGGCGGAATATGAGCTGCAGGTCGATCCCGATGCGCTGATCGAGGAGCTTTCGGTCGGCCATCAGCAACGGGTCGAGATCCTCAAGGCGCTCTACCGCCAAGCCGATATCCTGATCCTTGATGAGCCGACCGGCGTGCTGACCCCGGCCGAGGCCGATCACCTGTTTCGCATTCTGCGCGGGCTGCGCGATGAGGGCAAAACCATCATCCTCATCACCCATAAACTGCGCGAAATCATGGAGGTGACCGACAATGTCTCGGTCATGCGGCGCGGCGAGATGGTGGCCTCGGTGCGCACCGCAGAGACCTCTCCGACCGAGCTTGCCGAGCTGATGGTCGGGCGCAAAGTGCTGCTTCAGGTCCCGAAGGCGCCCGCTCAGCCCGGCGCGCCGGTCCTCGAAATCCGCGGCCTTTCGATGACCGACCGCGACGGGGTCGAACGGCTGCGCAATGTCGATCTGACCATCCGGCGCGGCGAGATCGTCGGGCTCGCGGGGGTCAGCGGCAACGGTCAGACCCAGCTTCTGGAAATCCTCGGCGGCTATAGCGAGCCGGGAGCAAAGCTCTCTGGCGAGATCCGGGTCAACGGCACGGCGCTGCCGCTGGCCGGGCCCGGAGCCAATGGCCGCGCCCGCCGGGCGGCCTCGATCGGCCATGTCCCCGAGGATCGCCAACGCGAAGGGCTGATCATGGATTTCGCCGCTTGGGAGGATACCGCTTTCGGCTATCAGGACGCGCCGGAATTCAGCCGGGGCGCGCTGATGGACCACAAGGCGATGCAAAGCGATGCGACCGGCAAGATCGCGCGCTTCGACGTGCGCCCGCCCAATCCCGAGCTGGCCGCCAAGAACTTCTCGGGCGGGAACCAGCAAAAGCTGGTCGTCGCGCGCGAGATCGAGCGCAATCCCGATCTGTTGCTGGTCGGTCAGCCCACGCGCGGCGTCGATATCGGCGCGATCGAATTCATCCACAAACGCATCGTCGAGCTGCGCGACCGCGGCAGTGCCATCCTGCTCGTTTCGGTCGAGTTGGACGAAATCCGCTCGCTCTCAGACAGGATCGCGGTGATGTTTGATGGCCGGATCATGGGCGAACGTCTGCCTGCCGAAACCAGCTCGGCCGATCTTGGCTGCCTCATGGCCGGGATCATCCCAAGCGATCCGATCGAGGTGCCCGCCTGA
- a CDS encoding ABC transporter permease, which produces MEKMPKWADIVLTPLISLALAFLISGLVILALGENPWEAVKVMVTGALGSSYGWGFTLYYTTNFIFTGLAVSVAYHAGLFNIGGEGQATLGGLGVALACLYIPWPHWSLALIGAACAGAAFGAFWALIPAWLQAKRGSHIVITTIMFNFIAAALLNYILVNLLRPVGSMDPATPNFPAATHLPTISEIAASFGMKWGQHTPVNVTLALALLACLGVWLLIWRSRLGYEIRAFGKSEPAALYAGISPVRITIIAMVISGGLAGLMAVNNVMGEAQRLVMNSVEGAGFIGIAVALMGRNHPFGVLLAALLFGFLYQGGGELALWTSIPRELITVIQALVILFTGALDNLVRMPLERLFARRRNGS; this is translated from the coding sequence ATGGAAAAGATGCCGAAATGGGCGGATATCGTGCTCACGCCGCTGATCTCGCTGGCGCTGGCCTTCCTGATCTCGGGCCTCGTCATCCTCGCCTTGGGGGAAAACCCCTGGGAGGCGGTCAAGGTCATGGTCACCGGCGCGCTCGGATCGAGCTATGGCTGGGGCTTTACGCTCTATTACACGACGAATTTCATCTTTACCGGGCTTGCGGTTTCGGTCGCCTATCACGCCGGGCTCTTCAATATCGGCGGCGAGGGTCAGGCGACGCTTGGCGGGCTCGGCGTGGCTTTGGCCTGCCTCTACATCCCTTGGCCGCATTGGTCGCTCGCACTGATCGGAGCGGCCTGCGCTGGCGCGGCGTTTGGCGCCTTCTGGGCGCTGATCCCGGCCTGGCTTCAGGCCAAACGCGGCAGCCATATCGTGATCACGACGATCATGTTCAACTTCATCGCCGCCGCCTTGCTGAATTACATTCTGGTCAATCTGTTGCGTCCGGTCGGCAGCATGGACCCGGCGACGCCGAATTTCCCGGCCGCGACCCATCTGCCGACGATCTCGGAGATCGCGGCGAGCTTTGGCATGAAATGGGGTCAGCACACCCCCGTCAACGTCACGCTGGCTCTGGCACTTCTGGCCTGCCTCGGGGTCTGGCTGCTGATCTGGCGCTCGCGTCTGGGCTATGAGATCCGCGCTTTCGGCAAATCCGAGCCTGCCGCGCTTTACGCCGGCATTTCGCCCGTGCGCATCACCATCATCGCCATGGTGATCTCGGGCGGTCTGGCCGGGCTGATGGCAGTCAACAATGTCATGGGCGAGGCGCAGCGGCTGGTGATGAACTCGGTCGAGGGCGCGGGCTTCATCGGCATTGCCGTCGCGCTGATGGGGCGCAACCATCCGTTCGGCGTGCTGCTGGCGGCGTTGCTCTTCGGCTTTCTCTATCAGGGCGGCGGCGAGCTCGCGCTCTGGACCTCGATCCCGCGCGAGCTGATCACGGTTATTCAGGCGCTGGTCATCCTCTTTACCGGCGCGCTCGACAATCTGGTGCGGATGCCGCTCGAGCGGCTGTTCGCGCGGCGACGGAACGGGAGCTGA